Proteins encoded by one window of Cyclobacteriaceae bacterium:
- a CDS encoding penicillin-binding protein codes for MNIKKSILLRVRVAFLFVLLFAIAVVVKINHIQMVQGEKWVTMGEQISFDYKKVKATRGNIYSDNGSLLATSLPFYKVAFDATLPNEKIFDAGVDSLARKLSAFYKDKPYLEYKRMLIDARKAGKQYIIINRKQIGYQDKKMMAEWPIFREWRLRGGVIFEKVDVRYRPFANLSRRTIGFVNENEKGAGLEYSFNDQLSGQDGYAYYQKIAGGVWKPVFDRENIKATNGLDLQTTIDINLQDVAETALHKAMRQHNADDGLVVVMEVKTGAVKAIANLSSDGNGNFYEKFNFAAGGLFEPGSTFKLITMMALLEDSNIELTDSIDTGNGEHMFYKNRVRDHEEGGLGKITIREAFEHSSNVAMAKLADKNFGTRPQKFMDHVERLKLHQPLGIQISGEPQPKFKWPGQKGWSGISLPWMAYGYGIEITPLHTLTMYNAVANNGKMIKPVFVESVKRADSEKENFSTDVIVNKICSGKTLNKLKMMLEGVVENGTAKGIRGTHYRIAGKTGTAQILENGRYTKKYITSFVGYFPAHEPKYSAIVLIKNPRGWHQYGSNVAAPVFKEIADNIYSRDINLHLAMEKKYVEPGIFPVIRAGNQEELTMLCNELGISNHSSSEEDWVRTSIKGNSINWRKNTIGQGIVPDVQGMTFRDALYLLEQSGLTVIYEGKGRVVSQSLTAGRKVLKGDRIYIQLG; via the coding sequence GTGAATATTAAAAAATCCATATTACTGCGTGTTCGGGTAGCCTTCTTGTTTGTGCTGCTCTTTGCCATTGCTGTGGTAGTGAAAATCAACCACATTCAAATGGTGCAAGGCGAAAAGTGGGTAACAATGGGTGAACAGATTTCTTTTGACTATAAAAAAGTAAAAGCTACCCGTGGCAACATCTATTCGGATAACGGAAGCCTGCTGGCCACATCCCTGCCATTTTATAAAGTGGCCTTTGATGCCACATTACCGAATGAAAAAATATTTGATGCCGGTGTAGATTCACTGGCACGTAAGTTATCCGCCTTTTATAAAGACAAGCCTTATCTGGAATACAAGCGCATGTTGATTGATGCACGCAAAGCAGGCAAGCAATACATCATCATCAACCGCAAGCAAATTGGTTATCAGGATAAGAAGATGATGGCCGAATGGCCCATTTTTCGTGAATGGCGCTTGCGTGGCGGGGTGATCTTTGAAAAAGTGGATGTGCGCTATCGCCCGTTTGCCAACCTGAGCAGACGTACCATCGGCTTTGTAAATGAAAATGAAAAGGGGGCCGGACTGGAATACAGCTTCAATGATCAGTTAAGCGGTCAGGATGGATATGCCTACTACCAGAAAATTGCCGGTGGTGTATGGAAGCCGGTGTTTGATCGTGAAAATATTAAGGCTACTAATGGTTTGGATTTACAAACCACTATTGATATTAACCTTCAGGATGTAGCTGAGACTGCCTTGCACAAAGCGATGCGCCAGCACAATGCCGATGACGGTCTGGTAGTGGTGATGGAGGTGAAGACCGGTGCAGTGAAGGCCATTGCGAACCTGAGCAGCGATGGCAACGGAAACTTTTACGAGAAATTCAATTTTGCGGCCGGTGGTTTGTTTGAACCCGGATCCACATTTAAGCTGATCACCATGATGGCCTTGCTGGAAGACAGCAACATCGAGCTAACCGACAGCATTGATACCGGAAATGGAGAGCACATGTTCTATAAGAACAGGGTGCGCGATCATGAAGAAGGTGGATTGGGCAAGATCACCATTCGGGAAGCATTTGAACATTCTTCTAACGTGGCTATGGCCAAGCTGGCCGATAAAAATTTTGGCACACGTCCGCAAAAGTTCATGGATCATGTGGAGCGTTTAAAACTTCATCAGCCGCTAGGTATTCAAATCTCTGGTGAACCGCAACCGAAATTCAAGTGGCCAGGTCAGAAGGGTTGGAGCGGCATCAGCTTGCCGTGGATGGCGTATGGTTATGGCATTGAAATTACTCCGCTGCACACCTTAACCATGTACAATGCAGTGGCCAACAACGGCAAAATGATCAAGCCGGTATTTGTTGAGTCGGTGAAACGTGCAGATAGTGAAAAGGAGAATTTCTCAACCGATGTGATTGTAAATAAAATCTGCTCCGGAAAGACATTGAATAAATTGAAGATGATGCTGGAAGGTGTTGTGGAAAACGGAACAGCAAAAGGCATCCGTGGAACACATTATCGCATCGCGGGTAAAACCGGAACTGCGCAGATACTTGAGAATGGTCGGTACACGAAAAAATACATTACCTCATTCGTAGGCTACTTCCCGGCACATGAGCCAAAATATTCGGCTATTGTACTGATTAAAAATCCACGCGGCTGGCACCAGTATGGCAGTAATGTGGCCGCACCGGTGTTCAAGGAAATTGCCGACAACATTTATTCGCGCGACATCAACCTGCACCTGGCGATGGAGAAGAAATATGTTGAGCCTGGAATCTTCCCGGTAATACGCGCGGGTAACCAGGAAGAGTTAACGATGCTGTGCAACGAGTTGGGTATCTCGAATCATTCTTCCTCGGAAGAAGATTGGGTGCGAACCTCAATCAAAGGCAATTCCATCAACTGGCGTAAGAATACGATTGGTCAGGGCATTGTGCCCGATGTGCAGGGTATGACATTCCGCGATGCACTCTATTTATTGGAGCAATCCGGGTTGACCGTGATATACGAAGGAAAGGGAAGGGTAGTAAGCCAATCGCTTACTGCAGGAAGAAAAGTTTTAAAAGGAGATCGCATTTATATACAACTGGGTTAA
- a CDS encoding UDP-N-acetylmuramoyl-L-alanyl-D-glutamate--2,6-diaminopimelate ligase — protein MAELKDILYRVSLTSTYGNMDVEVKGVCFDSRNVQPGFLFVAVKGTQSDGHEFISKAVDLGASAIVCEKLPDTIYEKATYVTVKNSAQSLGIIAANFFGNPSQKLKLVGVTGTNGKTTVATLLYKLFGTLGHRCGLISTVEYRIIDQVLPSTHTTPDPVQLNKLLKDMVDAGCNYAFMEVSSHAIDQDRIAGLQFAGAIFTNITHDHLDYHKTFENYIKAKKKFFDGLNSDAFALVNADDKRGMVMLQNTKGTKYTFGLRKLTDFKGKMLSNTIEGLEMEVMQKPVWFKLIGDFNAYNILAVYGTAMLLDQDSDRTLTVLSSMQGAVGRFELIGRGSKITAIVDYAHTPDALKNVLETIKQFRSGNEQVITVVGCGGNRDKTKRPLMASIAVRFSDKVVLTSDNPRDEDPMEIIREMQSGIGPSDARKTLVIPDREEAIKTACMMANPKDIVLVAGKGHETYQEIKGVKHPFDDREVVERMLKLVAN, from the coding sequence ATGGCTGAGTTGAAAGACATATTATACAGAGTTTCCCTAACCTCAACCTATGGCAACATGGATGTTGAGGTGAAAGGCGTGTGCTTTGATTCGCGCAACGTACAACCGGGATTTCTGTTTGTGGCCGTGAAGGGTACTCAGTCGGATGGGCACGAGTTTATTTCAAAGGCGGTGGATTTGGGGGCAAGCGCAATTGTTTGTGAAAAATTACCTGACACCATATATGAAAAAGCAACCTACGTCACAGTTAAAAATAGCGCGCAATCGCTGGGAATTATTGCTGCTAACTTTTTTGGCAACCCGTCACAAAAACTAAAGTTGGTCGGTGTAACCGGTACAAATGGTAAAACTACAGTAGCCACATTGCTCTATAAGTTGTTTGGCACGTTGGGGCATCGCTGCGGACTTATTTCTACTGTTGAGTATCGGATTATTGATCAGGTGCTGCCATCAACACACACCACACCTGATCCGGTTCAACTTAACAAGTTGTTGAAGGATATGGTTGATGCAGGATGCAACTATGCCTTTATGGAGGTAAGTTCCCATGCCATCGATCAGGATCGGATTGCAGGGCTTCAGTTTGCCGGAGCAATTTTTACCAACATCACGCACGATCACCTTGACTATCACAAGACCTTTGAAAATTACATCAAGGCCAAGAAGAAATTTTTTGATGGCTTAAACAGCGATGCATTTGCTCTGGTGAATGCAGATGATAAACGAGGCATGGTGATGCTGCAAAACACAAAAGGCACGAAGTACACCTTCGGTTTGCGTAAGCTCACCGATTTCAAAGGCAAGATGCTCTCCAACACCATTGAAGGATTGGAGATGGAGGTGATGCAAAAACCGGTTTGGTTTAAACTGATCGGTGATTTCAATGCATACAATATTCTTGCGGTATATGGCACAGCTATGTTGTTGGATCAGGATTCTGATCGCACATTAACAGTTCTTTCTTCCATGCAGGGAGCGGTTGGTCGGTTTGAACTCATTGGTCGTGGGTCGAAGATCACAGCCATCGTGGATTATGCGCATACACCGGATGCCTTGAAAAATGTATTGGAAACGATTAAGCAGTTCCGCAGTGGAAATGAACAGGTGATTACGGTGGTTGGCTGTGGAGGTAATCGCGATAAAACCAAACGGCCATTGATGGCCAGCATTGCAGTTCGCTTTAGCGATAAAGTGGTGTTGACATCAGACAATCCGCGCGATGAAGATCCGATGGAAATCATCCGCGAGATGCAGTCTGGCATTGGTCCGAGTGATGCCAGAAAAACGTTGGTAATTCCTGATCGGGAGGAAGCAATTAAAACGGCCTGCATGATGGCCAACCCAAAAGATATTGTATTGGTGGCTGGCAAAGGCCATGAAACATACCAGGAAATTAAAGGGGTGAAACATCCTTTTGATGACCGCGAAGTAGTAGAACGAATGTTAAAACTTGTTGCGAATTAA
- the mraY gene encoding phospho-N-acetylmuramoyl-pentapeptide-transferase produces MLYYLFDYLDKQFDLMGAGVFKYISFRAGMAAFFSLLITITFGKTLINFLRRKQVGEDIRDLGLEGQLQKKGTPTMGGLIIIAAILIPTLLFARLDNIYVILLIVATVWLGVIGFLDDYIKVFKKDKEGLAGRFKIVGQVGLGLIVGLTLYFHDEVVVREVQPDSLASISALTFTQEEEQEPETLLKYKDVKSTRTTIPFFKNNELDYKNLLPFLPADFTWITYVLVVIVVVTAVSNGANITDGIDGLAAGTSGIIALTLAIFAYLSGRVDFSSYLNIMYIPNLSELVIFTTALVGACLGFLWYNAYPAQVFMGDTGSLTIGGIIAVLALAVRKELLIPVICGIFLIENLSVILQVSYFKYTKKKYGEGRRIFLMSPLHHHYQKKNLHEAKIVTRFWIVGILLAILSLATLKLR; encoded by the coding sequence ATGCTGTATTACTTGTTTGATTATCTGGACAAGCAATTCGACCTGATGGGAGCAGGAGTGTTCAAGTACATCTCTTTCCGTGCAGGTATGGCGGCATTTTTCTCGTTGCTCATTACCATTACGTTCGGAAAGACCTTAATCAACTTTTTGCGGAGAAAGCAAGTGGGTGAAGATATCCGTGATTTGGGTCTTGAAGGTCAGCTTCAAAAGAAAGGTACACCTACTATGGGCGGGCTGATCATTATCGCGGCTATTTTAATTCCAACACTGTTGTTCGCCAGGTTGGATAATATTTATGTGATTCTATTGATCGTGGCAACCGTGTGGTTGGGTGTGATCGGATTTTTGGATGATTACATAAAGGTATTCAAGAAGGATAAAGAAGGATTAGCAGGTCGGTTTAAAATTGTAGGTCAGGTTGGGCTCGGTTTGATCGTTGGCCTCACGCTTTATTTTCATGATGAAGTGGTAGTACGCGAAGTACAACCCGATTCCTTGGCAAGCATCAGTGCACTCACATTCACCCAGGAAGAAGAACAGGAGCCAGAAACATTGTTGAAATATAAAGATGTGAAGTCGACCAGGACGACTATCCCATTCTTTAAAAACAACGAGCTGGATTACAAAAATCTCCTTCCTTTCCTGCCAGCAGATTTTACCTGGATTACATACGTACTCGTAGTGATTGTAGTAGTAACTGCAGTTTCTAATGGTGCGAATATTACTGACGGTATTGATGGACTTGCTGCTGGAACATCCGGAATCATTGCGCTCACGCTGGCCATCTTTGCGTACCTCTCCGGTCGTGTCGACTTTTCCAGTTACCTCAACATCATGTACATACCCAACCTGAGCGAGTTGGTAATTTTCACCACCGCATTGGTAGGTGCATGTCTTGGATTTTTGTGGTACAACGCATATCCCGCGCAAGTGTTTATGGGCGATACGGGTAGTTTAACCATTGGCGGAATCATTGCTGTATTGGCATTGGCTGTGCGCAAGGAATTATTGATACCGGTAATCTGCGGCATATTCCTCATTGAGAACCTTTCTGTGATTCTTCAGGTGTCGTATTTCAAATACACCAAGAAGAAATATGGTGAAGGCAGAAGGATATTCCTGATGTCCCCGCTGCACCATCATTATCAAAAAAAGAATTTACATGAAGCCAAAATCGTAACCCGGTTTTGGATTGTGGGGATACTGTTGGCAATTCTCAGTCTGGCAACCTTGAAACTACGATGA
- the murD gene encoding UDP-N-acetylmuramoyl-L-alanine--D-glutamate ligase, with the protein MSKRIVILGAGESGTGAALLAKAKGYEVFVSDKGTMKDKYRDELVRNKIAFEEGGHTEEKVLNASLVIKSPGIPDKAEIILKLKAKGIEVIDEIEFAFRFIQGKVIAITGTNGKTTTTLLTYHLLKSAGFSVALAGNVGESLAGKIAHGNHDWYVLEISSFQLDGTKTFKPAIGVLLNITPDHLDRYEYKMENYVASKFKLIQNMDAADHFIYCADDERIDAEISKQKPTPHLVNISLKSDTAVKFDGKHMCFSFDEAFEIAQSETTLKGPHNLINTMAAVSAAYLAGAKVKAIREGLKTFKNAPHRLEYIATINGVDFINDSKATNVDSVVYALGSYDQPLIWIAGGIDKGNDYNLVKDQVSKKVKALICLGMENDKLKNFFGGIVKRIQETQQVSELVRLALSEAQPGDVVLLSPACASFDLFKNYEDRGDQFRKAVLDLKKEVENQLA; encoded by the coding sequence ATGAGCAAACGCATAGTCATATTGGGTGCAGGTGAAAGCGGAACAGGCGCAGCCTTACTTGCAAAAGCTAAGGGATACGAGGTTTTTGTATCGGATAAGGGTACTATGAAGGATAAGTATCGCGATGAACTTGTCCGGAATAAAATAGCATTTGAAGAAGGCGGACATACTGAGGAGAAAGTTTTGAACGCGTCTCTGGTGATCAAGAGCCCGGGCATTCCGGATAAGGCAGAGATCATCTTAAAGCTGAAAGCAAAAGGCATTGAAGTAATTGATGAGATTGAATTTGCCTTCCGATTTATTCAGGGTAAGGTGATTGCCATTACCGGAACAAATGGAAAAACTACTACTACGCTGTTAACCTATCATTTATTAAAGAGTGCAGGATTCAGTGTGGCCCTGGCCGGCAACGTAGGTGAAAGTCTGGCTGGTAAAATCGCCCACGGTAATCACGACTGGTATGTGCTGGAGATTTCCAGCTTCCAGTTAGACGGAACAAAAACATTCAAGCCTGCCATTGGTGTGCTGCTTAACATCACACCCGATCACCTTGATCGGTATGAGTATAAAATGGAAAACTATGTGGCCTCCAAGTTCAAACTTATTCAAAACATGGATGCTGCTGATCACTTCATTTACTGTGCCGATGATGAACGCATTGATGCTGAAATAAGCAAACAAAAACCAACCCCACATTTGGTAAACATCAGTCTGAAATCAGACACAGCGGTGAAGTTCGATGGTAAGCACATGTGTTTTTCATTTGATGAGGCTTTTGAGATTGCGCAATCAGAAACTACGTTGAAAGGCCCGCACAATCTGATCAACACGATGGCGGCTGTTTCCGCAGCCTACCTGGCTGGTGCAAAGGTGAAGGCGATTCGCGAAGGACTGAAAACCTTTAAGAATGCTCCGCATCGGTTGGAATACATTGCCACCATCAACGGAGTTGACTTCATCAATGATTCAAAAGCCACCAATGTTGATTCGGTAGTATATGCACTCGGTAGTTATGATCAGCCGTTGATCTGGATTGCGGGTGGTATTGATAAAGGTAATGACTACAACCTGGTTAAAGATCAGGTGAGCAAAAAGGTGAAAGCCTTGATTTGCCTGGGTATGGAGAATGATAAGCTGAAGAATTTTTTCGGTGGAATCGTGAAACGTATTCAGGAAACCCAACAGGTTTCAGAACTGGTTCGATTGGCACTTAGCGAAGCGCAACCCGGTGATGTAGTGTTGCTTTCGCCTGCCTGCGCAAGTTTTGATCTGTTTAAGAATTACGAAGACAGGGGTGATCAGTTTCGTAAGGCGGTTTTGGATTTAAAGAAGGAAGTAGAAAATCAATTGGCATGA